A stretch of Hymenobacter psoromatis DNA encodes these proteins:
- a CDS encoding helix-turn-helix domain-containing protein: MKKPASIQAFGQHLRRLREARGWSQQALADAADITKKTVYRIEKAQTAPTLDVLACLAEGLELSLPELLTFAVAA, encoded by the coding sequence GTGAAAAAACCCGCCAGCATTCAGGCTTTTGGCCAGCATCTGCGGCGGCTGCGCGAGGCCCGGGGTTGGAGCCAGCAGGCGCTGGCCGATGCCGCCGACATTACCAAGAAGACGGTGTACCGCATCGAGAAGGCGCAGACTGCCCCCACGCTGGACGTGCTCGCCTGCCTGGCCGAGGGCCTGGAACTCTCGCTGCCCGAACTGCTCACCTTTGCAGTTGCGGCTTAG